TATGATCCCATGAATAAGCCTTCGTCCCATGCAGAAGTGACCACCTCCTCACAACTAGAGTCTTTTAACCACATTGCTTCAaaccaaaatatttttggatgCTTAGGAATGATTTTTTCCTTCACCAATTGCAAAACCAAAGGGTTATGatctgaagaagaagatgatttaTGAAAGAGTTTTGCTTGAGGGAATTTTATTGTCCACTCAACAGTAGCTACAACTCTGTCCAATCTTTCTCTAATTTGTGAACCATCCACTTTTTGATAAAGCCAAGTGAATTTTGGGCCAGTAAAACCTAAGTCATGTAGACCATAGCAATTCAAAGTGTCAATAAAATTCTGCATCTGTTGAGTAGGTCTATCTGCACCACCCTCCTTCTCAGACAATCCAACgatctcattaaaatcaccaataaCCAACCAAGGAAATTGAGAAAGACCACTGAGATATTTTAGAAGGTTCCATGATTCAGTTCTTCGAGAAGTGTCAGGATTACCATAAAACCCAGTAAGATGCGACCATCCATATCCATCTCCACTATTAACTTCAGCATCAATATTGCACATTGAATATTTAATGACATTAACTTGAATTTCATCCTTCCAAAACAAAGCTAATCCCCCACTATTGCCCATACTAGGGACAATCAGACCATGTTTGAAACCACATCTATCTCGAATTTTCTCCATCCAATCTCTATTTGACTTtgtctccatcaagaaaaaaattttgggcttCTCTATCCTAATCACCTC
This genomic stretch from Quercus lobata isolate SW786 chromosome 3, ValleyOak3.0 Primary Assembly, whole genome shotgun sequence harbors:
- the LOC115980334 gene encoding uncharacterized protein LOC115980334, encoding MSLLSWNCRGLGNSHIVNALKEVIRIEKPKIFFLMETKSNRDWMEKIRDRCGFKHGLIVPSMGNSGGLALFWKDEIQVNVIKYSMCNIDAEVNSGDGYGWSHLTGFYGNPDTSRRTESWNLLKYLSGLSQFPWLVIGDFNEIVGLSEKEGGADRPTQQMQNFIDTLNCYGLHDLGFTGPKFTWLYQKVDGSQIRERLDRVVATVEWTIKFPQAKLFHKSSSSSDHNPLVLQLVKEKIIPKHPKIFWFEAMWLKDSSCEEVVTSAWDEGLFMGS